The nucleotide window accgattgtgccgcttgacgagatcagcctcacaagaccttctctcggtcccaccggtgagaacagctagggtggtgcggaccagagagagggcattttctgttgtggcccccaccctctggaactccctcccttttgatcttagacatgctccctccttgtcaagctttcgccgagccttaaagacctggctattcaggcaggcctacaagattgggacagattaattgtatgttatatgaactgaaggatggtctTGTAGCTTAAATTTGGTTGTGTtgatatatgtattgtttttacttctgttgttcgtcgcctagagtgtccctaacccggacagataggcgactgaaaaataaaatttattatttattaaaagtaaGCTTAACCAAAAGCTAAATGGAATTTTCAACTGTCTTAAGTCGTCCAGGAACCTGCTGGTGTAGGACAAGACATAATCGGGCAACCAGCTTAATTCATAATATCCTGCTAAGTTAAACTTACTCAGCAGGGTAACCAGTGGACCCTTAGAACTTCCAAGGAAGTCCCTGGATAAAACTAAATATTTATTCAGACAGTTATGAAGAACTGCAAGTGTTCAGAGAATCAAACTGGAGCTTGCACTGATGTTCCAGAACAAATAGGGGAGAAACCTTGTGGAATTGACAAAGCTGTATCTTGCTTATTTACGTTTTCCCACCAGGATGACAGTAAGATCTTCCTCTGTAAGGAAGTCACTGGATAAATCCCAAAATTTACACAGACAATTATGAAGTGCTGCACCTGTGCAAAGGAACAGTCTGAAGCTTTGAAATGAAGCTCATGAAGCAATTCATATATCTTGACCACAGTGAGGTCCCTTAGAGGAACCACTAAGGTATGAAGGGCTGCAGAAATTTACACAgacagttatgaagggctgcaactGTTTAGAGGAACAGACTAGAGCTTTGAGCTGAAGCTCATGAGGCAATCCCTATATAGTAGAGCCCCACTTTTtggtgccctgctttttggcgttccgctaataaggcgccagcagggcgatcagctgtagtgcggggagctccagacgccacgctccagctgacagcgcttggcccctgaagctccccgcgctacagctgatcgcgcacTTTGTCCCACTTTCCGGCGggtttcacttttcagcgggggcctggaatgtaacccgccatatgagtggggccctactgtacattattACACTAAAGCCCCCTAGAGGAGTTACCATGCCATTTTATTGCTGCCTCTGTAAATggcctgctgctgttcaggcctCAGGAGAACTAGAGCTTTGCGCTGAGGCTCAAGAGGCAGTTCATATGCCCTCACTACACTGAGGTCCCCTGAAGAGCCATCAGGttattctgctgttgcctccacatTATACTCCTGTTGACTATACATGGCCTGCTGTTGTTCAGGCCTTGGGAGAACTAGACATTTGAACTGAGGCTCAAGAGGCAGTTAAATGCCCTCACTACACTGAGGTCCCCTGAAGAGCCATCAGGTTATTCTGTGGAGCTGAGGACCCCTAAGGAGGCACCACATGATTCTACTGTTGCCCCTTGAAACggcctgctgctgttcaggcctAGGGGGAAAGGGAATCAGGCCCCTTAGAAATAAAGAACCTGCTGTTCTTAGATGACTTGTCTTCAGGCATGGCCCGAGTTGTTGGTGGCTGCGAAGGAAGTAACAGCTGCCCATCACTGATGAGTGGCTGCGGTCTGTAATTGATTCCCTAGGTGCAGAGGAAGGTAGCTCAGCCATGGTAAGCATGCACATGGAAGAGGTGAGCGGTATCAGGCACGGTATAAATAGTCCAAAGAAGAAGACCAATCACATCACTCACGCACAGACTGCAGGGTGCAGTGGAAAACCAATCAACACATGCACAGGTAGATGGGTGCGGTGGATTGACGGAGGCCAGTAGAACACGCCCACGGTAGAGGGAAGTGGTATGACCTCAAAGCAGCCAATTCTTTCATGCACAGGTAGAGAGGTGTGGTGGATTGAGGGAGGCCAGTAGAACATGCCCACGGTACAGGGAAGTGGTATGACCTCAAAACAGCCAactgcttccttttcctttttcattcttcccttattttattttgtttaattactgTAAATTATGGCTCCCTATTACTTCTTCCTTCCTTATtgctccttcctcttcttctctgtTGTGTCCATTTCCATGCTTGTCCCTTTAATTCCTCGGTTTGTCCCCTGACTAAGGAGGGGAGTAAACAAGAGGAGGCCAGACACAGATAGCCGGGGACAGAGAGGCACTGGCGACTGAGGAGAAGAAAAAAGGCAGGAGAACAACAGCCAAGATGGCAACCAGAGAAAGAGAGTGgggaaaaacaacacagaatGGCCAGGACAAAAATTGGTGTGAACCACAAAATGGCAGCTCTATAGCTCCAGCAAAATATGGCACGAGGCAGTAGCTGCGAGCTTCTAAAGCAGCAGGGCAGGCAAGAGGCCAGAGATCAGAGAGCCGCCGCAGACAGGAGGGGCGGCAGACAGGAGATGGGGCCGCAGGCATGAGCCCCAGGAGATGCAGCTGCTACCACTGcgaaagagagggaaggaggggcggCAGACAGGAGATGGGGCCGCAGCAGCAAAACCTGAGGGGCAGGTTCCACCACCACGAAAGTACAGTGGGCAGGAGATAGAAAGGCGGGAGCCGCAGCCTTGACCTCCAAGGCAGGCTGGAGCCGCCACCGCAAAAGGGAGGCAAAAGGGAAGAGACAGCTGGGGCCACAGCCACAGGAACCAGGCCAACGATAGTTGGAGCCGCAGGAGCAAGCTCCgagaaatcggggggggggggttcagagCCGCGATTGCGTGCTCTGGAGAGGAAGGCTGGGCGAGCTGCAGGAACAAGCTCTGAGGAACAGGAAGGAAAGGCCAGGATGGGAAGACCCACCAGCCCTACCAGAAACCCAACTCAAGGAGAACCACCCGCAAAAATATAAAACTTTTTAATTAACATGTAAAAAGTACAACACAAGAGAAAAGGCAAATACTGAAGAAAATAACTAACAAGAACAAGGAACAAATTCGCAGATAGAGCTACGGCTAACAGATTGAACCtaggacaaaggcaggaatggaatGGGGCCAAGCCAAAGGGAGTAGCCAAAGTCTTGACtcctgcattcctgcctttggacactaggcagcgctactacccacctgatggtatgctacctgggggaaagggaatatttaatcttGTTTCAGAACAGCACTAGACATTATGTGTAGTGCTGCAATGTTTTTCAGGGAATTAATAAAAAAACAGACAATGTAGCTACTGAGGCTGCAGCTTGAAGGGGAAAATAGCACAGAGTACTGTTGAAAATTGCTCCTTCCGAGCTACTTTTACCCTTGCTGAGAAAGACACCTGGGAAAGGAAAATGGAGCAGCTGTAGAAGGACAATTTTCAGCAGGGAAGCAGGCAAACAACCAGTCAACTTTATTCCATTTAAAAACCTATTAAtacaatttatgtattttaaaataaaggaCAACTATAAAACACACTTCCTACTACTACACCTCACTTCCCAGAGATCTTATATAAACTTTCTCCTAACACTCATGGCAGCTGCTAAGAATTTTGCaggcgtggtggtggtggttctatCAGATGTTTATCCGTACCCACCGCTAATAATGATATATGGAATACTGAAGAGTGAGCCAGTAAAAAGTTAACAAAGGTGTCATAAATAGCTGTCATAAGCCTTGTACAATATATGCAGTCTAATAAATACATGGACCAAGTCAATCAAGCACCATGTTAGACAGAGTCTAACAACTAAGCCCAAGGGCTAAGAAGCTTCTCCACTTCAAACAGACCGACGTTTCTGCATTTCAAAAGGACACATACCGGTCACTAAAGGGTTATATGACTGAACATGCCTTGTCCTGCTCCATGACTGTTTCCTTGAACTATGAGCTGGGCTTATGCAAGTAGAACACATGCAGACTGTTCTTCTTCAACTGAAGCTGACAGGATTTCAAAGGCCATTGTGCTGGTTGTGTGCAGAGAGAGGGAAGACGGCAGGACATTCTGAACACCCCACCATAGGCAGAGGAGGAAGCTGCATATATGTCATGTACATATAtacagagagggaaagagagaaggtGCAGCAGCGCTGTATCTGCGGCAGGAAGATGGTGGGGAGGCCCACAGTGGAGTTGTAAATGTAAAGTTCCCTCACAGTTTTACTGAGTAGAGACATAAAGGAGCATTTAATGCTTTAGACAAGATAAAGCTTCCCAGTGCCTCATCACAAACAAGAATGGGAGATTAAAATGGCTTGGTAGTTGTCAGGGATCCAGCTAAGGGTTACAACATccaaaatatgaaggacagtatGGGGAATGTAGTGTAACTAGTTTTTGCAGGTGCCATTTGTGTATCTATAATATTAAGTCAAACACCCCTAAAAAAGAAACACAGAACTACACATAACATGTAGTTCGGCCTTCAGTCTCCGATGTATATTTCTTGTCTAATTATCTTTGTGACCCCACTAGAGCACCCTATAATACTGCAAGCAAAAAaaaggcctggttcacacaaaaAGCAGGTAAGATGGGCAATACATATTGGAACTTTACCACTTCGGGCTGCAGGTGGAGTCTCAATGACGGAATGGCTGCTACACACAGAAAACCAATTTGTCAAGGGAAAAACTAGGGTAGAACCCTTAGCAATACCTAGTTTCCTACGTGCAGAGTTTTTTTAAATGGACATGCATTCCATCATGTGAGATCCCATGTTGTTACCAAGAAGTTTGGTTCAAGTAGAATTCTGCAAGTGTCCTGAGACTGTGAGTTTCTTCTGGCTTTGCTTTGGGCAATGACCACAGTGTCAGTACAAGGTAATTAGTAATCCAATTAGTTTTGGggttcaattcaaggtgctaattttaatctttaaagccctatacaactcagTACAGACAGTGGGCACCTGTCATAGCTCGACAAAAATggtgttccacagaacagggccAGTCACATTAAAACCCCTACTCTAAGCTACTGTGGAGCAGGCTCCTGAGATCCCTGGAACTCGAAGGTgaggctctcctgcagactgcagtgaccTACTGGATATATAAGGAATAAGGCAGGGTTGAGAAAAGTCTCAATTTTCCATGGAGGTTCACATGAGTGGGAATCTGAATCAATCACATCCAAACACAACACAAAACAGATACTGCACTGTGCAGGCTTTCATTATTGGAATGCCTGCTCTCAACAGACCCTAGAGATGTCCTGCTCTCTTGCCTTTAAGTTTAGATCTATGTTTATCAGCCTCTTTAatatattctattttttttaaaaaagggtatgAATTTTACCTTTTCGTTCCCACTCTGTGGTTTGGTGCAATATCTATTGTGTCTGTAGCTGAATCATGTCTTACTGCCAGGCCTAAGTCTGCAATACAACATGTTCCATTTTTCTTTACTAATATATTTTTTGATTTCAAGTCTCTGTGAGCTATTGCTGGCTTTCCTGCATGGGGAAAAAAGCACATGGAAAACATCAATCAACTATTGCATCTAACTAGAAATGTCTTCATTATACATTAAATCCAAATTCAAAGTTGATCTTTGGCAAACTGTTCACATCAAATAAAACAATGTTCATAAATGATACCAAAGTATGTTATAATCTTGGAACAGTTTTAAGATCTTGTAGAGGAAAATAAGAAAGGTGGGTGGATGTACATTTCTGAACTATTTGACAAATTTGAACAAAATTACTGACATAATGTGAAGCTCTGAGAGTTTAGGGAAAATGCTGTAAGAGTATTACTACTGCTATTAGTATAACCATTACTCATCCTCAAACTTGTGCAATCTGAGTATCATAAATTGGCTACTAGCAAGTTATGGTCTAACTCAGTGGTCAAGTACATGTACTGCATACAAAACGTCTCAAGTTCAGTCCTTGACTTTTCCAGGACAGACTATGATAGACTCcaggctgaaaccctggaaagccactatgGCAGTCAGGGGACCATGGGATGCCACTATGGCAGCCATGTGCCCACCAGTATCACCTATGGTGAACTTGAAAgctctcagtaaatatcccctcaatgATCATAATGCACCAGAAATGGTTTGcctttcctgctcagttcctgtttgcactacctcagcctctcctacattgaacatgtcactttaaacatgtcaatatttcactggatgccagcaCTGGACAACCACCTTCCCATCTATTCTGAACAGAGGCAAGGTGCAAAACGTATCTCTGTAAGTGAGTGTGGCAGTGGTTGATATAGCTGCCTTTCCCCGCCCCCCACCCTAATGAAGGGATGGCTGATGGGGACATGCTTATAATATTTTGTggcctttttctgctcttttggaaGTGGCAGCTACTTTGTGTTATGTGACACTCCCGTGGCAGTCATTCTTTGACAgtcacccacagcactttctcaaaattccaatgtgcccactggcccaaaaaacTTGGCAACCCCtggcgtagacaatactgagcaagctgGCAtcatggtctaactcagtataaaggcagctccttttatttatttaactgaaGTATTATAACCATCCCATAATGTAAGTTCTCTGAACATCTCacaaaataatgtattttaatttaatgtaacaataaaaacctattaaaacactaaaaactcaattaaaatacagatttttcTAAAAGAACAGAGTCCCATAGTGAAATACACTTCATCAATAAAATGTTGAAACCGTATCTTTAGTTTTCAGAGCTTTCAGAAACAGGGAGTGTGCAGTATTGGCGTTTCCTGCCCTATTGCTTTAACATTCCTTTAGTCCAcctttgtctctctcctgcttGGGGAAGCAGGGTTCTAGCTGCGGCAGATTAACTGACTATTCAGCACTGGGAAAAGTAGTATGTATTGCATACTATCTCATTGCTCTTGAATGGCAATCCTAGTTTTAATTGAACACCAGCATGCATTTTTTAATGTGCTAAGTCACACCTCCGTTTTCATATTTACACATATATGGTTATAGAGAGTGATTTATTAAATAACGAATTGCTCTGCTTGGGGAAAGACTACATATAGAACTGTGGGAATCACCAACAGAACACATGAATGTGGTATAGCCTTACTTCCTATAGCTAGTTAAAAAACAAAGTATATTAAAAATGAGTTACAAAACGCATTTAAAAATCTAAACACAAAACAAATaggaaataaacaaaaatattttatataggATTAAGAGTAGAAGAGACATAGCAATATATAAAACACATTTTGTTTGAAACGAAACTGTCTTCAGAATTTATTTTATGAGAACTAAATATATATACGATGGTGATTTGACTATTGTACATTACTGGGAGCTTGAATAAGTTTAATATGATGAAAACCTTAGAGCCCAGTCATAATTGTGTAATGTTTTTTCCTATTAAGCCCAGATGAATAATGACAGACACAATGTGCTAAGTTACCTTGAGTGCCAACAATCTCCATGTGAAGATGCGCAAGTCCACTAGCAGTAGACAAAGCTAGTTTTATCATTCCTTCCACAGTAACAGTATACCTGTTCAGATAATCAAAAAGAGAACCATGCTCATGATAATCTGACACCAGCCACAGCTGTGTCCATGTACCATTGtctgaaaaaaaaaagtgtaataTGAAGTACTTtccaaagacaaacaaaacaaaacacaaaaattatTTTCACGTATGCTCAGCAATTCATTTAACCATGGTCTCTTTGCAGTAAGTTCTCAAGGCAATCAAAAGCCTTTCTATTGTTGCTAAATAAGAAGAAATGTTAACAGCTGTAATTCTGCATACATCAGCGATTTAAATCCCAATAAACTCAATATGATTTAAGCAGGCCATGTGCACAGAGTTGCTGACAAATAACTGCATAATTAATAAGCGTTAGAAAATTCCAGGATCAGCAGAACATTTGAAATCCACATATATTCCTTTTTCATTCATTTAAAAGATTTCTATGCTACTTTTCCAGACTAATGTCTTCCTAAATGTTCACAATAACTGTTTTAAACAAACATCTAAAAAAATTACATAACACAAAACAAGTGAACAGATTGATTCAAACCAATCCTatgaaacaaattaaaacaattttgtaGTTTAAAACAGAGTAACGGCTTGGTATTTAAATAGTTATCTTTTCAACCAAAGGCAGacgagaataaaaaggttttaaaagcctgtttgaaacAGGGAAGGAGCCAGCCATACATCCCTTGAGGAAGTTCCACAGACATGGGGCCACCAAGGAGAAGGCTTTCTCATCATGCCTGCCAGCCTAACTTATCTTACTGGCAGACCTACAAACAGAGCCTCTGTGACTGAATTCATGTGCATTCATTACAATTAATTACAatcacacaaataatttgtaggAGCAGCATTTCATTCAAAAGACACAAGGCATGATTTCTCAATGCAAGTGTCTGAATCTTTCCAGGAGATTGAAGAATGGTAGCAATTTACTCATTTTTAGAGATTAGAAGTCAATATGGGTCAATTACATGGGACAGAAACACTACTGTGAAGCCATTGCAAAAAAATTACCCCAATTCATCAAAAAGCATGATTTTTACCTTTTACAGCtttctataaaataaaatatttttcaagTAAACCCTATGTCATCAATGTTTATTTCTCACTATTGATGTACAAGATTCAGTCAGATAACAGTGTCAATGTTTAGCAATTAAGGGGACCAAAGCAATTCTTAAAAACTACCTAACCTTTATTGTCTGCAGCTATAAACCCAAGAATGTTTTCATGGCGTAACATAACAGTTTGATAGATTTCCGCTTCACGAAACCATGAACGTTCTTCTCTTGAGGAGAAAATTTTCACCGCAACttcttctcctctccattttCCTCGCCAGACTTCTCCAAACCGACCCTTTCCAATACTTTCCTGAAGTACAATTGTTCTTGCAATTGTTCTTTGAACAAGTAAAGGCAAACCTACAAGATTAAAGTTTGTTTTACAATCAATGACCAAGTCCAGTTAATTTTAAAGCTATCTGACTGGATAAAACCCTATCATGTTTGAAATTTGAGACAATTCTTTTCCTCAATTCCGTGAATAACTCAAGAGATGCCCCCACAATCACTTTCTGGGCTATGGATCTTTTTTATAGCTTTGACCTCCAAAAGATGCCATGTTGCTGTTGAGTTGTGCTGATGTTTCAATCGGTTACTGGATAAGGGGAGCCAGATGTTGTCCTTTGGTATACTAACCAATTCAAGGGTGTAGTTGATGGGAACTGATTCTAACCACCCATTGCTCAAGTTATTCCATACTTCCATAAATTTATCAGGCAGCTCCCAAATAGTATTTTAGTAAACAGcacaatatttattaagaatttagTTCCCCATTCAGAAATGCTGGGCTGAGGACCCAGTCTTGGATCTAGGCTACAGATGGTAGCAACAGTGGGGCTTAGAAGCGGCAGAGTGTGTGGTAAGAAGAACCACTTGGATGTGATATTTTCTCCCTCCTGGTCCTTTTACTCCTTTAAACTGAGAAGCAAGGGAAAGACAGAAATGCTGAGACAAATCCTTGTATCTGCTTTGTAacaatctcctccagatttttCCAAGTAAGAAAGTACACAGGAACTCTCTATTTATAGTAATGGATTGTGGAAAGTGAGAGGAGACTGCCTTTTTGGTGGCTGAAACATCCTTTGGAAGGGAAAGACATGAAACTGTACACCTGCTTGGCTGCTGTTCAATTAAATATTGGTGCTCTTTTTCTAGCCAATGACTAGCATCTATAACTTCCCTTTTTGGCAGAATATTACTGAGCGGATAGCTACTCCACAACATCAGCCATCTAAAGAGATTATCTAAGACTGACGTCTGTGCAGGGTTTGGCCTCCTATGGATATAACACTAAACCACAAAGCTGgctaacttgtggtcctccagatggtgtttgactccaaccaccatcagcctcaggcagcatggccaatggttaagaaTGATAGCAGTTgatcagcaacatatggagggtcacaggttagccacccattGTTTAGGATGTAAAAATGGGCCACAAGGCATGAGTCCTACACACTTCCTCTGACACGGCTGCAATAAGTTCAGAAGCATTTGCTTCTCTTAAATTAGGGGTGAGGAATATGTGGTCCACTAGATcaagctcccttcagccccagccattgTGGCCAAGGGTCAGGAATGAAAGCAGTTCTAGCCCAACAAAATCTAGAGGcctacaggctccccatccttgttCTAGATTAATTGCAGATTGTTGTGACCAGGCAATGTAGCAAGCCCAATCCTAAGTGAGTGACAATGGCATTTTCATTGCAAgaaccatttatttttatttttggcgTTCTGCTTCTATAGTCTCATGAAATGATTTTCATCACCCTTCAGAAAAAAGGTGAATCCAGACAGAATGTTTTGAGATGGGTGAAACAGTAATTAATTGTCCCGTCATTTTGGGTCAGCCCTGTTTGAAGCAAGCCACCTTCATTAGGTTTGAAGTTGCCTTCTTTcaaaaaccatagttaagattaccTACAATTTGTCTGGGTTTGGATGGTTGGCCAGGTCTTGCTAGCCTGCAGCCCCAACTTTAGTTTAAAACTAAAAAACACGTTCTAGTGCTCATAGGACCAGACAAAAGAGGCTAAATGCATAGGCACTTGTATTATACATCATGACTGTTAGGAGAGTGCCAATGCAGCCCAAAGATCCCTCCTTTTTTGggtcaccacaagtgtgcttgacccTACCAAAgcacctagagcagcctttcccaaccagtgtgcctccagatgttgttgggaccacaattcccatctttcctgaccattggcaatgctagctgaggccgatgggagttgtggtccaacaacatctggaggcacactggttgggaaaggctgacctagagcaaaaacacttattcagagtgggtagaatttttctgagcagtatacatTGGCTTCTTCTCCATATATATTGAGTAAACTGGtgtatttttggaccccagtgttttttgtggttccaggaagaaaatggtaagtggtaactggctgaaatttaggGACGTTGTACAGGTGTAGTTTGTGACAATGACctagatcagtgattctcaaacggtgcacccaggcacactggtgcgccctaagaggtggctaggtgtgcctcaaatattatgaaagtatattttaaaaatgagaagaaacccatttgtatagggtaagtaatagttttctataatttatttttattcatagtttaaaatatattaatatatttttaattttgtacacgaagtgcgccagaaaatttttatatgttttacattgcgtcgcgaaccaaaaaagtttgagaaccactgacctAAATGGACAATCCTGTAGTTCttcttatgtgtaaattacacaataaatgGCAGAAATTTGCCCCCAGGGCTTCTAGAGTATTTTTGGCCccagtgtttttttgtttccagaagaaaaacgctaagtggtaactggctgcaaTTTGGAGACATTGTACAGGTTACAATGTGTGTCAGGAAGCTTCTGTAAGAACACAGACAGACATATTTCTGTGATTGTGAGAGATCTTTCTGTTGTTTTGCTTGCTAGTGCTTAGGCAACCACTTACATCTCATTATTCTTAAGTTCTTTTCCCAAACTATTCACCATCCCCACCTCCCACACGCCTTATTTGTGGGCAAACCATGGTGAAACAGCTAGGAAACTAATCTTCAAAATAAACGTTGAGCTAATGAACATTTCTTCTCAAATTACTGACTCTTTTTTTTGTTGAAACAGTGTTTTTAACCAGCCCtagtttcaacaaaccatagctaAGCACACTTAATGGTTTGGACAGCATAATAAGCTGCAGTtaatttgcagccctgggcttctactgggaggaagggtgggatataaatctaataaataaataaataaaataatttaaaatgaaatattttgaTCTCTTTGTGGCCACACTGGAGGAACACGGGAGAAATATGTGAGCCCAAGGCTTGCTGAAACTTGTTGTTGTAgtgcatggtttagcattatgtgtgaatgcAACCATAACCTTTGTCTACAGATCCATAAGTGAAACTATACCCTATTTATACCAAGAAATCTTTCTATGGGTTCCTAGAAAGCTGGTATCATGTCTATTGAACTAGGCTGGTATTTACAGTATTAGTCAATGTGCTACTGTCTTGCCAGGCAGGTAACacttacagcaggtgtggggaacctgtggctctctcaATGTTGctgaaactacaattcccatcatccctgggcattggccatgttttctagggctgatgggggttgtagtttggcaacatctggagggccaaacttaCAGGCTTGCAGGAATCCTGCCAGATTTTTTTTCAGTGTGTATTTCAAGCATTTTGGCGAGATTGtagatatcagaaataataagcTTCATATATGTCAACAGCATTTTACTTAATCTCAAGATCTGTATTTTTTAGGTAGGGTTTGCATAGAACTGGGGGACTAGATTTTGGCACACCACTGAAACTGAACTTCAGACAATCTACTTTTATTTGAAATTTAATCAAAATATGGATTTCTCTCTTCTATCAGACAGTTTTACATATGAAATCGAGACAACCATGAACAAACTGCAAGTTTCTTGGTGATATGACAAACTAGTCATACAAGGAAAAATCCATACTTGATTATCAATCTACACTTTGTGTGACGTGGTTTTTGCCTAGTTAAAACATCACAACCACAGTAAAAGAAGTCGCAGAATCATTATTCCCATAACATTTAACAAGTTACTATGTTTCCATACCCCTATTTAAAAATGGTGATATACTACTAGTATATGGGGAGGGGACTCTATTACCTGAACCTGAGCCTGAAGTAGTCATGTCATAAATTAAATCTTTTAAAGTAGTTCCCTCAGATATAAAGGGACGATCCATAGAAGGATCTTCTTCACTTGGAACACGGTGGTGTATGACAGTACGATTATGGCAGATGTATAAAATCaacataagtgaaatgcaaacaaaacaaacaggtCCAGCAATGACAGCAGCCAATTCTACTGGTCCTAGATTAGAAGGCGGCTTTCCTGGTACAGGACCTAGaagacaaagaaaaataaaaatctaacATACACATTCAGTACTTGCATATATGTTTGTGCACTTGAATAAGATTACCCCCTCCCCAGTTGCTAAGTAAAGGCATTCAGTGCATCCAAAGAACAATACAGGAGCAAGAGACATTTCCATGCAAATATGCCATTGGGTGCTTAGGTTGCACCACTATCTGCTTTGACTTTCACTAAATTATTTTAACTTTTCTTATAATCAACTGTATAAATAGGGGTTACCTGGGGTTGGAATCGGAAGAT belongs to Rhineura floridana isolate rRhiFlo1 chromosome 11, rRhiFlo1.hap2, whole genome shotgun sequence and includes:
- the TGFBR1 gene encoding TGF-beta receptor type-1, whose product is MAAEAASPQSRRWRGPCATFVRWETSPTTVTAAVGLLLFLLPEATTDLQCFCLLCTKENFTCTTDGLCITYITRNGDNIIRNSMCIAEVDLIPRDRPFICAPSTSEGVTTLPHCCNKDFCNKIDLPIPTPGPVPGKPPSNLGPVELAAVIAGPVCFVCISLMLILYICHNRTVIHHRVPSEEDPSMDRPFISEGTTLKDLIYDMTTSGSGSGLPLLVQRTIARTIVLQESIGKGRFGEVWRGKWRGEEVAVKIFSSREERSWFREAEIYQTVMLRHENILGFIAADNKDNGTWTQLWLVSDYHEHGSLFDYLNRYTVTVEGMIKLALSTASGLAHLHMEIVGTQGKPAIAHRDLKSKNILVKKNGTCCIADLGLAVRHDSATDTIDIAPNHRVGTKRYMAPEVLDDSINMKHFESFKRADIYAMGLVFWEIARRCSIGGIHEDYQLPYYDLVPSDPSVEEMRKVVCEQKLRPNIPNRWQSCEALRVMAKIMRECWYANGAARLTALRIKKTLSQLSQQEGIKM